The nucleotide sequence CCTTGAGACCCTCCAGGTCTTCAGCCTGCCGAACCTCGGGGCCAGTCGTGAAGAGTCCGTAAGGCCGATGCGTATAGAGCGCAAGCGGCTTGACCGTTGCGTAGTCGCGGTCGAAATGCCCCTCTTCGTACATCGTCCAGAGCAGGGTCGAACCGGTCTCCGCCTTGTCGAACAAAAAGGGCAACTCGACCACTCCGGACTGCGGGAAGCGGCCGCTGGTGTACCCCTGAACCGTCCAGGCCATGTCGACGATGCCAGCTTCGACCAGTTCGTAGAGCTTGTTGGGTGCCCCGAACACACCGACCGGCTGCAGGTCGATTTCGATCCGGCCACCGCTGTCGTCCTCGACGGCTTCCACGAAGGGACGTAGATGCTTCTCGTGAATGTAGCCGCCTTCCGGAGTCAGGCTGGCGAAACGAAAACTATGCTCCTGGGCGGACGCTGTACCGATAAACATGACATTTATCGCTGCAACCGCGATCAGTGCGAACAAGCCGAGTCTCATTTGCGTTTCCTCCCATCGAGTTTCTATTGGCAAGCACGTTCTTCTGGCGTCCTTCGCGCCATCCGCTAAAGCATGAAAGGGATGTAGAGGCACAAAGCCGGAAACAGGATCAGTAAGGTCAGGCGTAGGATGTCGGCAATCCAGAAAGGCACGACACCCCGGTAGATCGTGCCGAGACTGACATCACGGACGGCGCCTTTGATGATGAAGACGTTGAGACCGAAGGGCGGCGTCAGCAGTCCGATCTCGATCACGATGATTGCAAAGATACCGAACCAGACGGCGGCTTCCGCGGTGGTCATCCCGAGATCCGGCGCCAAGCCTTGGATCAGCGGCAACAGAACCGGCACGGTCAGGATCATCATGCCGATGGAGTCCATGAAACAGCCGAGAACCAGATAAAGCAGCATGATCGCAAAGGCGATCATCAAGGGCGAGAATCCGAGATCAAGGATCGAAGCGGCGAAGACGCGCGGCAAGCCGGAAAACGACATGAACATCGAGAAAAGACCGGCTCCGATGACGATCAAGAAGATCATGGCGGTAGTGCCGGCCGTCTCGAGTAGAGCACCCTTCAGATTGGCCCAGTCGAAGCCGCGGCGGAGAAGGAAGTAAACCAGTGTTCCGCTCGCGCCGACCGCTGCCGCCTCGGTGGGTGTGAAGACACCGCCGTAGATGCCGCCGATCACGGCAACGAAGAGCAGGGCCACTCCACCCGCGTCGCGCAGACCATGCAGCCTCGCGGTCCAGTTGGCGCGTTCGGCACGGGGCCCCGCGTCCGGATCGAGGCCCGTGACCACGGCAATTGCCACCATGTAGAACAGCACCGCCATTGCGCCCGGCACGAGCGCAGCCATGAAAAGATCGCCGAGCGGCGTCTCCGTGATGATCGAGTAGAGCACCAGCATGATCGACGGCGGGATCAGAATTCCGAGCGTGCCACCCGCCGCGATACTGCCGGTCGCCAGTGCATCCTTGTACCCATGGCGTCGCATCTCCGGCAGAGCGACCTTGGACATGGTCGCGGCAGTCGCCAAGGATGAACCGCAGATGGCGCCAAAGCCGGCCGAAGCGGCGATATTGGCCATGGTCAAGCCGCCACGAATGTGTCCGACGAAGGCATTTGCGGCGCGAAACAGCTCGCCGGAAAGGCCAGCCTGGCCCGCGAAGAGGCCCATCAGCACGAAGAGAGGTACGACGGAGAGATTCGCGTTGACCAGATCGCCCGGCCCGATGATACCGAGCGCGTTAAGCGCGCCCGAGGGACCTATGAGCAGCCACAGGCCGCCGAAGCCGACGATGCCCATTGCAAGGCCGATCGGAATGCTGACACCGACCAGAGCGAGCAGAACCGCGAAGCCGTAGAGCCCGATCCAGGCCTGATCGGTCATGGCTCAGCCTCCCGCTTGCGGCTTGGAGACGTCTTCTCCGGCGCTCTGCGAGACCGCCGGCCCCGGTCCGAGGGCCGCATCGGCCGCGGCAAGAAGAGTCATGACAGCCAAGGAAAGAACGGCCAGAGAGAAAAAGGACGCCATGGCGTACCAGATCGGCCAGACCTCGATCTGAAGAATCCACATGCGGTCGCCGACGGTCCGGCGCTCCAGGGCATAAACCCAGATGCGCTGAGTCAGCACAGCCATACAAGCTGTCGACACGAGGCAGACGAAGGCCTCTACCGCCAAGCGCCCACGCCCCCGGGCAAGGCCGGGAAGCAGATCGACCGAAACGTGATCTCTGTTGACGAAACCGTAGGGCATGACCGCCGCAACGGCAAAACCGAGGCCGTAGGCGACCACGTCGACGGCGCCTGGCAGCGGTGCGTTGAACAGATACCGTAGAGCGACGTCAGAGACCGAGTAGAGCATGATGCCGAGAATCGCCACCATGCCGCAGAGGGCGGCGATCTCTGCAGAGCGGCGCATCCAAATCTGCAGACGACAGCGCAACGGGGCGCCGCCGGCCGCTCGATCGAGCCCGTCTGACCGGGTCGCCTTCATCGGCGCCCTCCCATCGCTCCACCGCGCAGTCCTTCGCCGCCCGGCTGCTTTCTTGGCGCTCTACAACGCTAAAAATATGAAACACTGTTTCGCCTGGCGAATGCAAGTCTTGCAGACTCACCGGAGCAGGCGTCAGGCTCCGGCAGGGACCGGGGTCTCCAGCCGATCCAGAGACTGCCGCAGGGCCGTCACCAAATGCTCCGACTCGATCCCGGCGAACTCGACATCCTGACGGGCCAGGAAGGCGCGAACCTTGACCTCCAATGCCCCGACTTCCGCGGCACAGCCGACCAAATCACGCTCGAGCCATTCGATGCTTTCCGTCGGGCGGGGGTGCCAGTCGCCATTGACGATCGCAGCTTCGACGGCCTGGTCGCGGACTTTCAGCGCCGTCCAGATCAAACCGCCCGGTGCCTTGACCCGGCCTCGCCCGATGCGGGCACCGGCAAGCTCACCAAATCGAACGGCCTCGGTCTTGCCGTAGAGCCAGTCGTCGCTGGACAGCCTTTCCCGCAGCTCGGCCGCGTAAGTGCGTTCGATCTCCGACAGCTCCTGTCGGTCCAAATCGCTGACGCCAAAGGCATCTTCGGCGACTTCCCGCGTCAACTGCTCGAGTTCGGCCTCGGAAAAACTGCGCCCACTTTCGCGTTGCAGGTCAGTATAGCGGCTGGCCATATCCTTATGAACCTTGTCCTTGACCTTCTCGGGCGGCAAGGGGATGGCCTTCGCGGCGACATCGATGTTGATCGGCGCGGTGTTGATCAGGATACGCATGGTCATGACGCCGTCCTCGATCTTGAGAGACGTCGGCATCAGCTTGCGGCCCTCGACCTCGACGTCGTTCAGCGGTCGATAGGCGGCCGGTACGTCGTAGCGGCGACGCAGCGTTTCGGCGACTGCACCCAACACTTGCGGGAAAGCTTCGCGTGAAGTCTGCGGTACGCCAGGCAGATCGGTCGGCAGGTAGAAACAGATGAAGATCGAACCGGCGCCGGCATAGATCGCACCGCCACCGTTGACGCGCCGCCTCACCTCGACGCCCGCGCTGCGGCAGAATTCAAGATCGAGAACCTGAGTCGGATCTTCGTTGACACCGATGGTGATGCTGTCGCGGTCGAAAATATCCAGAAAGACGGTCGGCGGCGCCTCACCGCTTGCCACCGCACGCTCAACGGCTGGCGACACCGAGATCGAGAAGTCCGTATAGGCGTTGCGATCGACGACAAGACGCCAAGGTCTGCCTTCAGCCGATGTACTCTTACTCATGGATTCTTCCTCCTCGGATATCTCCGCAGATAGTTCTCAAGTCCGCTCATCGAGCATGACCGGCCCCTCGGGCAGACTCTCGACGGTCTCCAGTGAGTCGAGAGACAGCAGGGTCTGGCTCTTGAAAGACCGGCGAACCGTCTCGCGCGCCACCTCGTCGAGCAGACCTTCGACGATCAGGGTCAAGCGGTCGCCGCCATTCAGGCTGTCGATCAGCAATCGATGCGAACCGCTGGTACCGGGCAGGCCCAGTAACACGGTGCGCAGTTCGGACGGATAGAGCTTGACCCCCTTGACCTTCACCATGTCGTCGGTACGGCCGAACACCACGCGCGGCAGATTCACCCTACGGCCGTGCAGCGGCGCCGTGTGCTGCAGTAGGGTCAGGTCACCGGTACGATAGCGCACAAGCGGCTGCGCCTCTTTTCCAAGGTGCGTGAGGACGAGCTCGCCCCGCTCGCCCTCCGCGACGGGAGCCTCGGTTTCGGGATCCATCACTTCCGCATAGAGCAGTTCGTCGAAGACGTGCACCCCTTCGCCACCCGGGAAAGTGCGTGCGACCGGCAAGACTTCCGACAGCGAGAAGGAGTCGATCAGTTGCGTCTCCGGCATGGCCTGCCGTACCGCGTCGTACAGCGTTCGATTGCCGGTGAAGGGTTCGCCGCCGGCAAAGAAAACCCGTGGGGCCGGCATACCGGCCTCGAGCAGGCGCAGGGCGAAGCTGGGATTGCCCGCCAGTACCGTCACGCCCGCATCGCGGCAGAGCGCCGCCGTCCGATCCGCCTCGCCGGGCCCGGCCGGAACACAGGTCACGCCATGCGCCTCCATTTGCGACTGGTAGAACAGTCCGGCGACGAAGAGATGATAGCCAAAGGTCACGGCGCAGACGTCGTCGGGCCCTATGCCGCAGGCCGAGAGTTGGCTGCCCGCAGCCGCATTGATGCGCGCCAAGTCGGCCTTCGTATGTAGGATCGGCACCAGGCCGCCCCCCATCGGAGAGAAGTTCATGCGCACCGCCTGTGGACAGGCGAAGGCACCGAAGCCCGGCTTGCGCATCTCGCCGACCAGATCGTTACGGCGCATCGGAGGGACTCGCGCCGCAAACTCATCGGCGCAGGTAACCTGACGAGGCAGACGGCCGGCATAGAACGGGTGCCGGCTCAGACGGTCGAGGGTCGCGTTGATCGCGTCGAGCGGAAAAGTCATGTCCGTCGAATCTTTCCTAAACGGTCAGAGGGCATGGGGTTTGCGAGCCAGCAGCAGGCGTTCGCCGTAGACCAGCGTCAAGGCCACAAGGCCGATGAGATCGCTGCGATGCTCCGGCACCATCAAGGCAAAACCGCCGATCAGCATGACGAGGGCGTGCCAGAGTCGCAGCGGTCCGACAAAGTAGAGGTAGCGTTCGAACGCGGAGGAGAGCATCCACACGGCCGCGAGCGCCGTTGTGACGGCTAGAGCCACGTCGATCAGGGAACCCTTCAGGATCAGCGCCGGGTTGTAGACGAACATGAAGGGCAGGAGGAAGAGCACCAGCCCGAGCCGCATCGCCATCATCCCGGTGACCATGGCGGGCGCCTTGGCGATTCCGGCGGCTGCCACCGCCGCCAGCGCGACCGGCGGCGTGATGTAGGAGAGCATGCCCCAATAGAGGATGAAAAGGTGACTGGCCATCGTGTCCAGCCCCGACTGTACCAAGGCCGGCGCCAGCACGATCGCCAGAAATATGTAGCAGGCGCTGACTGTCATCCCCATGCCGAGGATGAAGCTGGTTGCCGCGCCGAGTACCAGCAGAAGAACGACGCTGTCGCCCGCGTACTGCACGAGTTCGCGGGAGAAGGCGTTGCCCACGCCGGTGATCGAGAGCGCCCCCACGATCAGGCCGATACCCGCCAGAATTCCGATCAGATGCGCAATGTTGATGCCGGTCTGGACCAGGAAATCGAGGAGGACCTGCAGCCGTCCGGCCCCGCGCCGCAGGAACACCGCCGTCACGATCAAGACTGCGGCGGCGTAGAAGGGGGCCATGCTCTCGATATTCTCGACCAGCAGCAGATAGACCAGCAAAGCCAGGCTGAAGAGATAGACCCAGCCGTCGCGCAAGGTCCCCAACAGGGATGGCAACTCGCCGCGCGGCAAACCCCGCAAACCGACGCGCGCCGCGTAACCGTCCGCCTGCAGTAAAAGAACGGCATAGAAGAGCAACGCCGGCACGGCTGCAGCCGTCATAACCTCGACGTAGGGAACGTTGAGAAAACTCGCCATGATGAAGGCGACGGCCCCCATGACCGGCGGCATGAGCGCACCGCCGGTCGAGGCGCAGGCCTCGACCGCCCCGGCATAGGCCGGCGGATACCCGCAACGCTTCATGGTCGGAATGGTCATGGAACCGGTCGAGAGAACGTTGGAGATCACACTGCCAGACAGACTCCCGAAGAAACCGCTAGAGAGGATCGCCACCTTGGCCGGTCCGCCGCGCGACCCGCCCAGCAGGGCGGTTGCCAGCTTCATAAAGAAATCGCCGCCGCCGGAGACGGTCAGGGCGACGCCAAAGACGAGAAATCCGATCAGCAGGTCGGAGACGACCCGCATGGGAATGCCGATGATGCTCTCGACACCCATGGCATGGGCCCGCGCCGTCTCCGGCAGAGTATACTGGCTACCCCAGAGGAAGCCGGGCATCGATCCGGCGAACAGCGGATAGACCGCAAAGACGGCGCAGATAGCGAGTAGCGCAGCGCCGCCGCAGCGGCGCACACCCTCCAGCGCGAGCAGCACCAGCAAACCCGAGATCGCCGTGGGCATCGGCGGTGCCAGAAGGTCCCAGCCCATGCTGAGAATGTTGCGGGCATTGGCGGAGAGGTAGAGGCCAGCCGCCATTACGGCGGCGGCCAACAGCCAGTCGTACCAGCCCACCCGCACCGCGTCGCTGGCTCGCGCGGGAAAGGCCAGAAAGACGATCGGCAGGAAGAATGCAATCAGCAGGTAGTAGTAGCCCGTGCTGATCGGCGCAAAGCCGAGGATCTGGAGGTTGAAGATCTGATTCACGGCCGAGGTGAGTCCGACCGCCGACAAGACGAGACAGGCAAACCACGCCGGTCCGGAGACGCGGCCTGACCGTTGCCACCCCCAGTCAGCCGGAACAGGCGTGTCGCGTTCGCTCATGAAAGCTCGATTCCGCTGGCTGGTCGGCATCCCTTGGGTGCTGGACGCGATGAAGAAGACAGGCGGGCCGTTCCGGTCGAACGGCCCGCCTGCAAGGGAGCCGCGTTCCGCTACTGTAGGTTCTGGTTGCGATAGTCCGACCAGAACGCCGGCCAGTCCTTACCGGCAATCTGCTGGTCCAGCGCGAGCTCTTGGGCCGCATCCCAAGCTGCCTGCACGGCGGTCATGCGTTGCAGACGGTTCTGGTTCCAAGCCTCGTGCTCATCGCTCCAGACGCCCAGTTCCTTCAAGGCACGTACGGCCCCGGGATGGAACGGCGCGTCGGCCGGCGGCTGGCCCGCAGTCTCAAAGTTCCAACGCGGCATGACCGCGTTGACGTCCTTGTACATATCGAAGGTTTCGACCATCGCCATGACCAGACTGTAGGCCTGCTCCTCGGATGTCTCGGCGTAGGTCGTGATCATCGGGTACCTGTAGGCGATCAGGTAACCGGGATTGGAATCCGACAGGCCTGCGCCCACGGTCTCGACGGCCGGCGAGAAGAAAGGTGCCACACCGCGCAACCGGGTCCAGCCTTCGTCGTTGTCGGCCGGAAGCGGCGGCCAAGAGATTCCGCGACTGGAGGCTTCCAGTTCGCGGAAGATCCCGGCGGTCGGCACGCCGCCGGCACAATCGTTGGCGCCTTCGACAACACCTCGCAGGGCTGCGCCGTAGGAGGGAACGTCGACAACCTCGACATCATCCCAACTCAGGCCGGCAAAGGCCAAGATCGCCTCGACCTTGATGTTCACCGAGGGATTGGCCTGAATGCGCGAGACTCGCAGGCCTTTGATGTCGGCAATCGATTCGATCTCGGCATCGGCGGCGCAGCCGAGGCCGAAACCGGCCGGCCGGCCAAGCAGGACACGAAGGTCCTGAGGCCCCCATTCGCGCGCCGCGAAATCGTAGATCGCCTCCGTGGCGAAATAGACCTCATTCGCCAACCAGCCGTACTGCACGCGGCCGGTCTTCAGGGGGAGCAGTCGGCCGATCGACGTGCCCGACGGCATGATACGGATTCGGGTGCCGTACTCCTTGATCATGGCGTCGGCCACGGCCGATGCTTCCGTGTAGCCGCTGGAGCCGACGTCGTAGGCGCTCCACATCATAGTGTCGGGCAGCATGATGTCCTCCGCCGCGGCCGGACCGCCCGCCAGCAGGGCGGCGCCGAACGCACCAAAGGCCCACCTCCGGCTATACCCACTCATCATTGGTCACATCCTCCCTCTCGTTGATTTCGCTGCCTGTCTGAGCAGCTTGTTCACGTCCGCCTATCTTCTGCGCATTTATCCAATTCAGATCCCGACCAGAGGAGGCCGTATAGCAGACTCGCGAGGATTACTTTTTGTTGTTTTTCAATGCCTCACGCGGTCCAATTTCGATCTTTGGAACAGCGTTTTACATTTGCTAGCGTGACTCTCCCGGCATTTGGATGCAAGAGTTCAGTGCCTGCCGCGGGTCTATCGCCAGCAGCAGAGAGACTGTCGAAGCCCGGCCAAGGGCCATCGGTCATCCTGCGTTCCGACAGATCGTCCGGGGCGCCGACGGTGGGAGGAACCGTCATGTACGAGACTCAACACCGCCTACCGGGCGGCGCGGCGCAAGTCGTCGGTCTTGATCACCTGATTTCGGAGATCGAAGACGGCTGCCGGCTGGCGTTACCTCCGGACTACGGAGGGGTGGCCGTGGCGGCGACCTTGCGGATCATCGAGCGGGCTCCACGAAGCCTGCACCTGATCTGCCTGCCAAGCAGCGGCCTGCAGGCGGACATGCTGATCGCAAGCGGCTGCGTCGGCACAGTGGAGACCGCCGCCATCACGCTCGGCGAAGCCGGCCTGGCGCCGGCCTTCACGCAAGCCGTCAAAGCCGGGCGGCTGCGCATGCTGGATGCGACCTGTCCAGCGCTACACGCCGGCTTTCAGGCGGCCGAGAAGGGTGTTCCCTTCATGCCGCTGCGCGGCATCATCGGCTCCGACATCTTGCACCGTCGCCTCGACTGGCAGGTGATCGACAATCCCTTCCCCGAGACGGACGCGGATCTGCGCATCGTCACCGTACCGGCGATCCGGCCCGACGTTGCCCTCTTTCATGCGCCACGCGCCGATCGCTCGGGCAACGTCTGGATCGGTCGACGCCGAGAACTGGCCAGCCTGGCCCATGCGGCGCGGAGAACCCTGGTAACGGTTGAAGAGATCGTCGATGACGATCTGCTGGCCGAGGAGGCAAGCGCAGCCGGTGTGCTGCCGTCTCTCTACGTTTCGTCTTTGGCCGTGGCGCCGGGCGGCGCCCGTCCGCTGGGTTTGCAGGATCTCTACGAGCCGGAACCGGAGACCGTGGCCAACTGGACCCAGGCCGGCGGTCAAGGAGATTGGGCCGGCGCCTTCGCGGCCCTGCGCCGAGCCCTCGCTGGCGAGACGGCGGCATGAGCCAGGGCATCCACGTCCGCGAAGTCGTGATCCAAGCTATCGCTGATCTGCTGTCCGGCTGTCGCAACGTAGCGGTCGGTGCCCTGTCGCCGATCCCGGGCAGCGCCACCCTGCTGGCCCGCGCGCTGTCGGGAGACGAAATGCGGGTCACTCTGTTGGGCAGTCGCCGCCACAACTACTTCACCGACGGCGGGCGCGAACTCTTCGACGCGGCAGGGCAAGGCAGGATCGACGCTTTCTTTCTGAGCGGCGCCCAAATCGACGGGGCCGCCAACATCAACTTGACCTGCATCGGTGATCCGGACCGCCCCAAGGCCCGTTTCGCCGGTGCCTTCGGCTCCGCATATCTCTACTTCGTCGTCCCCCGAGTCATCTTGTTCCGCGAACAGCACGATCGGAAGGTCTTCGTCCGCAAAGTGGACTACATCTCCGCGCCGGGCATCTCCGAGCCGGGCGTCTACCGCAGAGGCGGACCCTACGCACTGGTCACCGGGCTCTGCGTCATGCGTTTCGACAGCACGCGCGGCCGCTTCCGTCTTGCCTCCGTTCATCCAGGACACAGTGTCGAAGAGGTGTGCGACAAAACCGGCTTCGACTTCGATATACCGGAGTCGATACCCATCACGCCGCTTCCATCGCAACACCAGCTTGCAACGCTTCGAACCCGGGTCGCGGCGGAGGTCGCGGAGACCTATCCGCGTTTCGCAACAGACCTCTTCACTGCCTCTGTCGCCGGCTTGCCGCCGGTCAAGGCCAAACTGGAGTCCGCCGACCGATGACCGACCCTGTCTCTGCCTCAGGCGCTCTAGCCGGAACAACGGTGATCGATCTCACCAGAGTGCTGGGGGGTCCCTACTGCACCCAGATCCTGGCCGA is from Algihabitans albus and encodes:
- a CDS encoding TRAP transporter permease; the protein is MSERDTPVPADWGWQRSGRVSGPAWFACLVLSAVGLTSAVNQIFNLQILGFAPISTGYYYLLIAFFLPIVFLAFPARASDAVRVGWYDWLLAAAVMAAGLYLSANARNILSMGWDLLAPPMPTAISGLLVLLALEGVRRCGGAALLAICAVFAVYPLFAGSMPGFLWGSQYTLPETARAHAMGVESIIGIPMRVVSDLLIGFLVFGVALTVSGGGDFFMKLATALLGGSRGGPAKVAILSSGFFGSLSGSVISNVLSTGSMTIPTMKRCGYPPAYAGAVEACASTGGALMPPVMGAVAFIMASFLNVPYVEVMTAAAVPALLFYAVLLLQADGYAARVGLRGLPRGELPSLLGTLRDGWVYLFSLALLVYLLLVENIESMAPFYAAAVLIVTAVFLRRGAGRLQVLLDFLVQTGINIAHLIGILAGIGLIVGALSITGVGNAFSRELVQYAGDSVVLLLVLGAATSFILGMGMTVSACYIFLAIVLAPALVQSGLDTMASHLFILYWGMLSYITPPVALAAVAAAGIAKAPAMVTGMMAMRLGLVLFLLPFMFVYNPALILKGSLIDVALAVTTALAAVWMLSSAFERYLYFVGPLRLWHALVMLIGGFALMVPEHRSDLIGLVALTLVYGERLLLARKPHAL
- a CDS encoding CoA-transferase, whose amino-acid sequence is MSQGIHVREVVIQAIADLLSGCRNVAVGALSPIPGSATLLARALSGDEMRVTLLGSRRHNYFTDGGRELFDAAGQGRIDAFFLSGAQIDGAANINLTCIGDPDRPKARFAGAFGSAYLYFVVPRVILFREQHDRKVFVRKVDYISAPGISEPGVYRRGGPYALVTGLCVMRFDSTRGRFRLASVHPGHSVEEVCDKTGFDFDIPESIPITPLPSQHQLATLRTRVAAEVAETYPRFATDLFTASVAGLPPVKAKLESADR
- a CDS encoding phenylacetate--CoA ligase family protein — protein: MTFPLDAINATLDRLSRHPFYAGRLPRQVTCADEFAARVPPMRRNDLVGEMRKPGFGAFACPQAVRMNFSPMGGGLVPILHTKADLARINAAAGSQLSACGIGPDDVCAVTFGYHLFVAGLFYQSQMEAHGVTCVPAGPGEADRTAALCRDAGVTVLAGNPSFALRLLEAGMPAPRVFFAGGEPFTGNRTLYDAVRQAMPETQLIDSFSLSEVLPVARTFPGGEGVHVFDELLYAEVMDPETEAPVAEGERGELVLTHLGKEAQPLVRYRTGDLTLLQHTAPLHGRRVNLPRVVFGRTDDMVKVKGVKLYPSELRTVLLGLPGTSGSHRLLIDSLNGGDRLTLIVEGLLDEVARETVRRSFKSQTLLSLDSLETVESLPEGPVMLDERT
- a CDS encoding TRAP transporter large permease, producing the protein MTDQAWIGLYGFAVLLALVGVSIPIGLAMGIVGFGGLWLLIGPSGALNALGIIGPGDLVNANLSVVPLFVLMGLFAGQAGLSGELFRAANAFVGHIRGGLTMANIAASAGFGAICGSSLATAATMSKVALPEMRRHGYKDALATGSIAAGGTLGILIPPSIMLVLYSIITETPLGDLFMAALVPGAMAVLFYMVAIAVVTGLDPDAGPRAERANWTARLHGLRDAGGVALLFVAVIGGIYGGVFTPTEAAAVGASGTLVYFLLRRGFDWANLKGALLETAGTTAMIFLIVIGAGLFSMFMSFSGLPRVFAASILDLGFSPLMIAFAIMLLYLVLGCFMDSIGMMILTVPVLLPLIQGLAPDLGMTTAEAAVWFGIFAIIVIEIGLLTPPFGLNVFIIKGAVRDVSLGTIYRGVVPFWIADILRLTLLILFPALCLYIPFML
- a CDS encoding CoA transferase subunit A yields the protein MYETQHRLPGGAAQVVGLDHLISEIEDGCRLALPPDYGGVAVAATLRIIERAPRSLHLICLPSSGLQADMLIASGCVGTVETAAITLGEAGLAPAFTQAVKAGRLRMLDATCPALHAGFQAAEKGVPFMPLRGIIGSDILHRRLDWQVIDNPFPETDADLRIVTVPAIRPDVALFHAPRADRSGNVWIGRRRELASLAHAARRTLVTVEEIVDDDLLAEEASAAGVLPSLYVSSLAVAPGGARPLGLQDLYEPEPETVANWTQAGGQGDWAGAFAALRRALAGETAA
- a CDS encoding TAXI family TRAP transporter solute-binding subunit, encoding MMSGYSRRWAFGAFGAALLAGGPAAAEDIMLPDTMMWSAYDVGSSGYTEASAVADAMIKEYGTRIRIMPSGTSIGRLLPLKTGRVQYGWLANEVYFATEAIYDFAAREWGPQDLRVLLGRPAGFGLGCAADAEIESIADIKGLRVSRIQANPSVNIKVEAILAFAGLSWDDVEVVDVPSYGAALRGVVEGANDCAGGVPTAGIFRELEASSRGISWPPLPADNDEGWTRLRGVAPFFSPAVETVGAGLSDSNPGYLIAYRYPMITTYAETSEEQAYSLVMAMVETFDMYKDVNAVMPRWNFETAGQPPADAPFHPGAVRALKELGVWSDEHEAWNQNRLQRMTAVQAAWDAAQELALDQQIAGKDWPAFWSDYRNQNLQ
- a CDS encoding TRAP transporter small permease, with amino-acid sequence MRRSAEIAALCGMVAILGIMLYSVSDVALRYLFNAPLPGAVDVVAYGLGFAVAAVMPYGFVNRDHVSVDLLPGLARGRGRLAVEAFVCLVSTACMAVLTQRIWVYALERRTVGDRMWILQIEVWPIWYAMASFFSLAVLSLAVMTLLAAADAALGPGPAVSQSAGEDVSKPQAGG
- a CDS encoding lipoate--protein ligase family protein produces the protein MSKSTSAEGRPWRLVVDRNAYTDFSISVSPAVERAVASGEAPPTVFLDIFDRDSITIGVNEDPTQVLDLEFCRSAGVEVRRRVNGGGAIYAGAGSIFICFYLPTDLPGVPQTSREAFPQVLGAVAETLRRRYDVPAAYRPLNDVEVEGRKLMPTSLKIEDGVMTMRILINTAPINIDVAAKAIPLPPEKVKDKVHKDMASRYTDLQRESGRSFSEAELEQLTREVAEDAFGVSDLDRQELSEIERTYAAELRERLSSDDWLYGKTEAVRFGELAGARIGRGRVKAPGGLIWTALKVRDQAVEAAIVNGDWHPRPTESIEWLERDLVGCAAEVGALEVKVRAFLARQDVEFAGIESEHLVTALRQSLDRLETPVPAGA